The DNA window GCTGACGATAAGCCAGTTGTTATGGAAGTTCCTGTAAGAATTATCGGACGTTCAAAAGGTGTTGTAGCTGGTGGTGTTTTACGTCAGTCTTTCAGAAAATTGAAAGTAAAAGCTATCCCTGCTAACTTGCCAGACGAAGTAGTTGTTGATGTTACTCCATTAAAAATTGGTAACAAACTTTATGTAGGAGGAATCAAGACTGAAGGATATTCTTTCATGCACCCGGACAATGCAGTAGTAGTTGCTGTTAAAATGTCTAGAAATGCAATTAAAGGTGCAGCAGCACAAGATGATGAAGATGAAGAGGAAGCTGCAGAAGTGGCTACTCAATCTCCTGATGTACCAACAACAGAAGAGAAATCTGCAGAATAAGAATTGCTTATTTAAACAATATAAGACCTGTCAATTAATTGGCAGGTTTTTTTTGTTATGTTCTGCTTTATCAGCTTTCCTTGTTCTATGTCATTGAATATTTCTATCAACTGACAACTATCACCCCTCAACCCAGTAGGTCCTTTCGGAAAAAAAGCCGTAAATTTGAAGAGTTCTAAATAAGGACGTTTTAATTTAAAAAATAAATAAATGTTTGACATTCAGGAAATAAGAAGCCAGTTTTCTATATTGGACAGAGAAGTGAATGGTAAACCCCTGGTTTATCTGGATAATGCAGCTACATCTCAAAAGCCAAATTCGGTTTTGGAAGTCTGTCACGCATATTATACCGAACTTAATGCGAATGTTCACAGAGGAATTCATACTTTGAGTCAGTTGGCGACAGAGGAAATGGAGCTTTCAAGAAGAAAGATTCAGAAATTTATCAATGCTGAACATGACTTTGAAGTAATCTTTACAAAAGGAACAACGGAAGGGCTTAACCTTATTGCTTATATCTTAACGCAAAAGTTGCAAAAGGATGATGAAATTATTATTTCATACCTCGAGCATCATTCTAATATTGTTCCATGGCAATTGCTTTGTGAAAGAACGGGAGCTAAACTCCGCGTGATTCCTATCGATGAAAACGGAATTCTACAGCTGGATTATCTTGATCAGTTTTTAAGCGAAAAAACAAAAGTTGTTTCAGTTAATCAGGTTTCCAATGCATTGGGAATTGTAAATCCTATTGAAGAGATTATAGCCAGAACAAGAAAAAATTCTGACGCTTATATCGTTATTGATGGCGCTCAGTCCGCACCTCATTTCAATATTGATGTACAGAAAATGGATTGTGATTTCTTTGTTTTCTCCGGCCATAAGATGTATGCACCAATGGGAACAGGTATTTTATATGGAAAACGTGAAGTATTAGAAGCCTTACCACCATTTCATGGCGGAGGAGAAATGATTGCGACATGTTCTTTTGATAGAACGACTTACGCAGGACTTCCGTTTAAATACGAAGCGGGAACACCTAACGTAGGCGGAAACATTGCCTTAGGAGCAGCTGTTGATTTTATGAACAGGGTAGGCCATCAGAATATTCAACATCATGAAAATGCTTTGTTGGAATATGCTCAAAGACAACTTTTAGAGATAGAAGGCCTTAAAGTTTATGGTGAAAAAGCTCATAGAACAGGTGTTGTTTCTTTCAACCTCGAAGGAGTAGGGATTTCTTCTGACGTAGGAATGATTCTTGATAAAATGGGAATAGCTGTAAGAACCGGACATCATTGTACACAACCTATTATGGAGTTCTTTAATATTGCCGGAACAGTAAGAGCCAGCTTTGCGGTTTATAACACTTTTGAAGAAATCGATCTTTTGGTGGAAGGAGTTAAGAAAGCACAAAGAATGTTGAGTTAATAAAATATATAACTCTTTATATAAATTAAAAGCAGCTAAATTTAGCTGCTTTTTTAGTCTTCAATACGCATCATCTTCCGTTAACAATTACCTGATGATATCCGATTGCACATTCCAGGCAAATTTCTCCTCCTGCATTTTACTGGACAACCAGCCTTGTCAAGGTTTTAAACCTTGACAAGGCTCCGAAAAGCTCCGTATTAAAAAAAAGAAATTACCCCAACCCAACAAATTAAAACGTCCCTGCCAATTTCTGGTAGGGACGTTTTAATATTACTAATTGTAGTTTTTTACAGGTTTGGTTTCCAATCAACAACTGCTCTGATAAATGCTTCAGCATTTTCAACAGGAACATTAGGTAAAATACCATGTCCCAGATTGGCAATGTATCTGTCTTTTCCAAAACGGTTAATCATCTCAGTGACCATTTTTTTGATCGTTTCCGGAGTTGAATGAAGTCGTGCAGGATCAAAGTTTCCTTGCAATGTCATCGTATGATTCGTCAATGTTCTGGCAAATTCAGGCTTAATCGTCCAGTCAACACCTAGAGCCGAAGCTTTAGACATCGTCATATCTTCCAATGCAAACCAACACCCTTTTCCGAATACGACAACATGAGTAAGTGGGCTCAAAGCTTCAACAATCTGATTGATATACTGCCATGAGAACTCCTGATAATCAGTTGGGGAAAGCATTCCGCCCCAGGAATCAAATATCTGTACTGCAGAAACGCCTTTTTCTACTTTTCTTTTTAAATAAGCAATGGTAGTATCTGTAATCTTCTGAAGCAATAAATGAGCAGCTTCAGGTTGTTGGAAGCAGAATGACTTTGCAATATCGAAAGCCTTACTTCCTTTTCCTTCCACACAGTAGCAAAGAATTGTCCATGGTGAACCCGCAAAACCGATCAACGGAATTTCATTGTCTAGTTTCTGTAGGGTAAGTTCAATAGCATCAAAAACGTATCCTAAAGTATCATTCACATCGGGAGTTTCAATATTCTGAACCTGCTCCATTGTTCTGATCGGAGTAT is part of the Chryseobacterium lactis genome and encodes:
- a CDS encoding aminotransferase class V-fold PLP-dependent enzyme translates to MFDIQEIRSQFSILDREVNGKPLVYLDNAATSQKPNSVLEVCHAYYTELNANVHRGIHTLSQLATEEMELSRRKIQKFINAEHDFEVIFTKGTTEGLNLIAYILTQKLQKDDEIIISYLEHHSNIVPWQLLCERTGAKLRVIPIDENGILQLDYLDQFLSEKTKVVSVNQVSNALGIVNPIEEIIARTRKNSDAYIVIDGAQSAPHFNIDVQKMDCDFFVFSGHKMYAPMGTGILYGKREVLEALPPFHGGGEMIATCSFDRTTYAGLPFKYEAGTPNVGGNIALGAAVDFMNRVGHQNIQHHENALLEYAQRQLLEIEGLKVYGEKAHRTGVVSFNLEGVGISSDVGMILDKMGIAVRTGHHCTQPIMEFFNIAGTVRASFAVYNTFEEIDLLVEGVKKAQRMLS
- the hemE gene encoding uroporphyrinogen decarboxylase, whose protein sequence is MIKNDLYLKALRGETVERPPVWMMRQAGRYLPEFIALRDQYDFFTRCQTPELAAEITLQPIRRFPLDAAILFSDILVVPQAMGIDFKMKESVGPWLDTPIRTMEQVQNIETPDVNDTLGYVFDAIELTLQKLDNEIPLIGFAGSPWTILCYCVEGKGSKAFDIAKSFCFQQPEAAHLLLQKITDTTIAYLKRKVEKGVSAVQIFDSWGGMLSPTDYQEFSWQYINQIVEALSPLTHVVVFGKGCWFALEDMTMSKASALGVDWTIKPEFARTLTNHTMTLQGNFDPARLHSTPETIKKMVTEMINRFGKDRYIANLGHGILPNVPVENAEAFIRAVVDWKPNL
- a CDS encoding 50S ribosomal protein L25/general stress protein Ctc, which translates into the protein MKSITIQGTKRESVGKKSTKALRDAELVPCVVYGGEAPLNFSAEEKAFKGLVYTPEAHTVSIEVDGQTIPAVLQDIQFHPITDKILHIDFYQLADDKPVVMEVPVRIIGRSKGVVAGGVLRQSFRKLKVKAIPANLPDEVVVDVTPLKIGNKLYVGGIKTEGYSFMHPDNAVVVAVKMSRNAIKGAAAQDDEDEEEAAEVATQSPDVPTTEEKSAE